A single uncultured Methanolobus sp. DNA region contains:
- a CDS encoding histone deacetylase has product MTRVGVTFNKNHHLHDSLLNGYPCPENPLRIKNILEYLGNSGLIDGDRIRIYDASAASLRDILRVHTREYIELIKACTRDPRQSPGKDVYVCPSSFDVTLQALGCVLKAGDLVISGECKHAYALIRPPGHHAGPDSCNGFCIFNNSGILARYMIEKKGLERIAIVNIDAHASDGTYAVFEADPKVLCISIHQDQKTLYPFKGFIRDIGVRPALGYCINMEMPTESGNPEYSLFYDEVAEKVLEKFDPQLVILECGFDAYHKEPLAKLNLTVDGYYRIIFKLASKWNVVTLLEGGYHDDLGLLASVVLRALAGIENVKDEVDQIDLLASRHVKTRKEFNNNLSLLKTRLGPYWGPWDRS; this is encoded by the coding sequence ATGACCCGGGTAGGTGTCACTTTCAATAAAAATCATCATTTGCATGATTCCTTGTTGAATGGCTATCCCTGTCCTGAAAATCCTTTGAGGATCAAGAATATACTGGAATATCTTGGGAACAGCGGTCTTATTGACGGTGACAGGATCCGTATCTATGATGCTTCTGCAGCATCTTTGAGAGATATATTGCGAGTACATACAAGAGAGTATATAGAGCTCATAAAAGCCTGTACCAGAGATCCACGACAGAGTCCGGGTAAGGATGTGTATGTTTGTCCCTCTTCTTTTGATGTGACCCTTCAGGCACTGGGATGTGTTCTGAAAGCCGGGGACCTTGTAATATCAGGCGAATGCAAACATGCTTATGCATTGATACGTCCTCCGGGGCATCATGCAGGTCCGGATTCATGCAATGGTTTCTGCATATTCAACAATTCGGGAATTCTGGCCCGGTATATGATAGAAAAAAAAGGACTTGAGAGAATTGCAATAGTAAATATTGATGCCCATGCTTCGGATGGTACTTATGCTGTTTTTGAAGCGGATCCAAAAGTATTGTGCATATCGATACACCAGGATCAGAAGACACTTTACCCTTTTAAGGGTTTTATCAGGGATATTGGTGTGCGGCCTGCACTCGGCTATTGTATAAACATGGAGATGCCTACTGAATCAGGCAATCCGGAATATTCTCTATTTTATGATGAAGTAGCTGAAAAAGTGCTTGAAAAGTTCGATCCACAGTTAGTTATCCTGGAGTGTGGTTTTGATGCTTATCATAAAGAGCCGCTGGCAAAGCTGAACCTGACTGTAGATGGGTACTATCGAATAATATTTAAACTTGCAAGTAAATGGAACGTCGTAACCTTGCTTGAGGGCGGCTATCATGACGACCTTGGTCTGCTTGCATCTGTTGTCCTGCGTGCGCTGGCAGGAATTGAGAATGTAAAGGATGAGGTTGATCAGATAGATCTGCTTGCATCGAGGCATGTTAAAACCAGAAAAGAATTCAATAATAATCTGTCTCTTCTAAAAACAAGGTTGGGTCCGTATTGGGGTCCATGGGATCGTAGTTAA
- a CDS encoding LSm family protein: MAGYRSVSPYTHLDEFVGENVRVITNNSHYRGECEKIDRKNNNVILKKVVKKNETGWVEVSEYMLVMGHSIESVYIEKSFPFDSNESLILSIEHGSPLPDPEPGIEGLEGLTENIEITDISELSSLDEVILPEEFK, from the coding sequence ATGGCAGGTTACAGATCAGTTTCACCATATACTCATCTGGATGAATTTGTGGGTGAGAATGTACGTGTAATAACAAACAATTCACATTACAGGGGTGAATGTGAAAAGATAGACCGGAAAAACAACAACGTGATCTTGAAAAAAGTTGTTAAAAAGAATGAAACCGGGTGGGTAGAAGTTAGTGAATATATGCTGGTCATGGGTCATTCCATCGAATCGGTATATATTGAAAAGAGTTTTCCATTTGACAGCAATGAATCGCTCATTCTTTCAATTGAACATGGCTCTCCTCTTCCTGACCCTGAACCCGGGATTGAAGGATTGGAAGGGCTTACAGAAAACATTGAGATCACAGATATTAGTGAATTAAGCAGCCTCGATGAGGTAATACTTCCGGAGGAATTTAAATGA
- a CDS encoding ATPase domain-containing protein gives MSNETRIPTGIAGLDRVIEGGVRDKSTLLVVGSSGTGKSTFAMQYLNYGLEHGENGLYISMEEPPEQIMREAKMLGFNLDRYYEKELFFFHSKGKDFVKLVDEQLPALVEANKNYAVKTRVIIDPLTPLIWAIQDKQEQREIITKLFYTLKQLGPVLITTEEHAAPGETIGEDVLIPIYMSDGAVHLTYRPIGGAFNRALEIVKMRATRHGEEVYPYIFVRGVGVVVRTTPLISAEDVHKYDDVFDKAIRTAADIGASERMLERLVYVKENWSYPFSPKETLQIFFESQGLNDAVTKEELEKRKQLEASSPQSQLDIAELSGGTLQVDDDVVMPDLQDGASDSDEGLIEIDSLNELEDLIQ, from the coding sequence ATGAGCAACGAAACACGGATACCAACCGGAATTGCAGGTCTTGACAGAGTTATTGAAGGCGGTGTACGTGATAAGTCCACCCTTCTTGTCGTAGGTTCCAGTGGTACCGGAAAATCAACTTTTGCAATGCAGTATCTGAATTATGGACTTGAGCATGGAGAGAACGGTCTCTACATCAGTATGGAAGAGCCGCCTGAGCAGATCATGCGTGAAGCAAAGATGCTTGGATTTAACCTTGATAGATATTATGAAAAAGAATTATTCTTCTTCCATTCAAAGGGTAAGGACTTCGTCAAACTTGTAGACGAACAACTCCCGGCCCTTGTGGAAGCCAATAAGAACTATGCTGTAAAGACACGTGTGATAATAGATCCTTTGACCCCTCTTATATGGGCAATACAGGATAAACAGGAGCAGCGTGAGATAATCACAAAACTGTTCTACACACTAAAACAGCTTGGTCCTGTTCTTATTACCACTGAAGAACATGCAGCACCAGGTGAGACCATTGGTGAGGATGTGCTAATTCCAATTTACATGTCCGATGGTGCGGTGCACCTGACATACAGACCAATCGGCGGGGCCTTTAACAGGGCACTTGAGATCGTCAAGATGCGTGCAACAAGGCATGGTGAGGAAGTCTACCCCTACATCTTCGTTCGTGGTGTTGGTGTTGTTGTAAGGACGACTCCGCTTATATCAGCCGAAGATGTGCACAAGTATGATGATGTCTTTGACAAGGCTATCAGGACAGCCGCTGATATTGGTGCCAGCGAGAGGATGCTTGAGCGTCTTGTATATGTCAAGGAGAACTGGTCATATCCGTTCTCTCCAAAAGAGACACTCCAGATATTCTTCGAATCCCAGGGTCTTAATGATGCAGTAACAAAAGAAGAGCTTGAGAAAAGAAAACAATTGGAAGCAAGCTCTCCGCAGTCTCAGCTTGATATTGCTGAACTTTCAGGAGGAACTCTCCAGGTTGATGATGATGTTGTAATGCCTGATCTTCAGGATGGTGCATCTGATTCCGATGAAGGTCTTATTGAAATAGACAGCCTGAATGAGCTGGAAGACCTTATCCAGTAA
- a CDS encoding GNAT family N-acetyltransferase, producing the protein MSIEGMNILHVAGNISYGVLEAGSSVDQLDIDIGNASNIGFNYFHNKFGMPYDFLLKSSLSSGHSLFVAVQDSNKLLGFARFEQISEETEKTYRGKTNVVHHSIHLLRSIEIHPAHRHVGIGRLLFAISVNHLKTNVITMPDNSGAARFFKDKLGFSALNPKSSGLSSRYKGYLMLPYPRARSMLKIMAGDYPRMVMPELIGSYEALKFRCNMGKKVTSKDISDFVVLFESSRELLDSKLESEMNSFIRGFDLK; encoded by the coding sequence ATGTCAATTGAAGGAATGAATATACTACACGTAGCAGGAAATATCAGCTATGGTGTACTTGAAGCAGGCTCATCTGTGGATCAGCTTGACATAGATATTGGAAATGCTTCCAATATTGGTTTCAATTACTTCCATAACAAGTTCGGGATGCCCTATGATTTCCTGCTTAAAAGCTCTCTAAGTTCCGGACATTCTTTATTTGTTGCTGTTCAGGACAGCAATAAGCTACTTGGTTTTGCAAGGTTTGAACAGATATCCGAGGAAACAGAAAAAACCTATCGCGGCAAGACTAATGTAGTTCATCATTCAATTCACTTGCTTAGAAGTATCGAGATCCATCCGGCTCATCGGCATGTTGGTATAGGTCGTCTGCTCTTTGCCATTTCTGTGAACCACCTGAAGACCAATGTGATAACAATGCCTGATAATTCAGGAGCAGCACGCTTCTTTAAAGATAAACTGGGCTTTTCAGCCCTGAACCCTAAAAGCAGTGGTCTCTCATCCAGATATAAAGGCTACCTTATGCTTCCGTATCCGCGGGCCAGAAGCATGCTGAAGATCATGGCAGGGGATTATCCGCGAATGGTGATGCCTGAGCTGATAGGCAGTTACGAGGCACTTAAGTTCAGATGTAATATGGGAAAGAAAGTCACTTCTAAGGATATCAGTGATTTTGTGGTATTATTTGAAAGTTCAAGAGAGCTACTGGATAGTAAACTGGAAAGCGAGATGAACTCTTTTATCAGGGGATTTGACTTAAAATAA
- a CDS encoding ATPase domain-containing protein — protein MRSPSYITKLDDFLYGGLIKPSSILVAGSCGTGKTNLCMQSLFNAAGKGEKCAYVSLLSESEEKIIRAMSSFSFYNEKLVGDKLKIFSISSDVVAKGDFAIFEYINENILKDKPSRVVIDTMNVLEDIESTFDERPFHRSELRAFVQNLFQEFDENDILLMATGEIPAPNINSSQWSYIFDTVITLGTIDDGESCNRFLEIIKERGSDFIAGKHKFSITKDGIIF, from the coding sequence ATGAGAAGCCCATCATATATCACAAAGCTGGATGATTTTCTATACGGGGGACTAATTAAACCATCATCCATTCTGGTTGCGGGTTCTTGTGGAACAGGAAAGACCAATCTCTGCATGCAATCACTTTTCAATGCTGCCGGAAAAGGAGAAAAGTGTGCTTATGTCTCACTATTGTCAGAGTCAGAGGAAAAGATAATCAGAGCTATGTCCTCATTCTCATTCTATAATGAAAAGCTTGTAGGAGACAAACTGAAGATCTTCTCGATAAGTTCTGATGTTGTAGCAAAAGGTGATTTTGCCATCTTTGAATACATCAACGAAAATATACTGAAAGACAAACCTTCCAGGGTCGTAATTGATACAATGAATGTCCTGGAAGATATTGAAAGTACCTTTGATGAACGTCCATTCCACAGATCAGAACTTCGTGCCTTTGTACAAAATCTGTTCCAGGAATTTGACGAGAATGACATTCTCCTGATGGCCACAGGCGAGATCCCTGCTCCAAACATCAATTCAAGCCAATGGTCATACATCTTTGACACAGTGATAACACTCGGTACAATTGATGATGGTGAGAGTTGTAACCGTTTCCTTGAGATTATCAAAGAAAGAGGAAGCGATTTCATCGCAGGAAAGCATAAGTTCAGTATAACAAAGGATGGAATTATTTTTTAA
- a CDS encoding MinD/ParA family protein: MLLSFHSYKGGTGKTTFVGNLGVMLSQKGNKVCIIDTDVNGPGLHSLFDIRYDMTLIDYLQGVCSAEDVVYQYGDSNVYVVPSKACEEDISAMFNTPGEARDKLLSLVKKLEEKLDIDHFLFDCSPGINKSSLLTMNIVDKAVIVSTIDIQDIRGTYVLSSMSAKLETHAALLFNRIPADKRDDIMSIVSDFSNKLGTELLGLITYDDYVARSWSRKIAMQDDPQCEYCSELKKIAEKLVN, encoded by the coding sequence ATGCTTTTGAGTTTTCATTCATATAAGGGTGGTACTGGCAAAACGACATTTGTCGGAAATCTGGGGGTCATGCTCTCTCAAAAGGGAAACAAAGTGTGCATAATAGATACTGATGTTAATGGTCCGGGTCTGCATTCTTTGTTTGATATAAGGTATGATATGACACTCATCGATTATCTGCAGGGCGTTTGCAGTGCTGAAGATGTTGTTTACCAATACGGGGATTCCAATGTTTATGTAGTTCCTTCCAAAGCATGTGAAGAGGATATCTCTGCAATGTTCAACACTCCTGGTGAAGCAAGGGACAAATTGCTGAGTCTGGTAAAGAAGCTTGAGGAAAAGCTGGATATCGATCATTTCCTCTTTGACTGCAGTCCGGGTATCAACAAGTCAAGTCTTTTAACTATGAATATAGTTGATAAGGCAGTGATCGTTTCAACCATTGATATTCAGGATATCAGGGGAACCTATGTTTTGTCCAGCATGTCTGCAAAACTGGAAACCCATGCAGCTCTTCTGTTTAACAGGATACCTGCTGATAAAAGGGATGATATTATGTCCATTGTCTCTGATTTCAGCAATAAGCTTGGTACAGAGCTTTTAGGACTCATTACATATGATGACTATGTTGCAAGATCATGGTCAAGAAAGATAGCAATGCAGGATGATCCGCAGTGTGAGTATTGCAGTGAGTTAAAAAAGATAGCCGAAAAGCTTGTAAATTAG